CTATCTGCCTGATTGATCGGCGGATCAAATCTGTTTGTTTGACATCTTCAGGCTCAACGCGCTCATTGCGCATCATTTTTATCGTGATGCGGTCTGATGCTAGATAATTTTCTTATCAATCACCCTCTACAGCAGATTCTTCTTCTCAGTTTCGTCGCGCTCGTAGCAGGAACGGCGCGTGGCTTTTCGGGCTTTGGCGGCGGCCTGATCTTCGTGCCGCTGGCAAGTGCGCTGGCCTCGCCACAGGTGGCGGCGCCGGTTCTTCTGATCGTCGATGCCGTGATGACCGTCGGCATGCTGCCGGATGCCATTCGTCGCGCCAACCGTCGGGAGGTGGGCATGGTGGCCATCGGTGCACTGGTGGGCGTTCCCACGGGAACCGTGCTGCTGGCCTATGCGCCGTCCCTCTTCCTGCGCTGGTGCATTGCGGCCATCGTGCTTGGCCTGCTTGCCTTCCTGATCAGCGGATGGCGCTACCAGGGCAAACCGAAAACAGGCTTGAGCATTGGCACCGGATTGATCGCCGGTCTTTTCGGTGGCGTCGCACAACTCTCAGGTCCACCGGTTGTGGCCTATTGGCTGGGCGGTGCCATTCCCGCCGCACGGGTTCGGGCAAATCTCGTGGCCTATTTTGCCCTTTCAACCATCATCACCACGGTCTCCTATGTCAGCGCAGGACTGCTGACACTGGACGTCGTGCTGGTCTCCTGCGTTGCAGGCCCAGGCTACGGGCTTGGTATTCTGCTTGGATCGCGACTGTTCGGTCTGGCGGACGAGAAAACGTTCCGCCGCATCTGCCTGGCATTGATCGGTGCAGCGGGAGTGATCAGCCTGCCGGTTCTCGACAGCATCCTCCGGTAGAAACCGCGCAATTCGTTTCAGTTTCAGACGGTGATTTTTAGAAGTGCTTAACGGTTGACGCGCTAGCGTGTCCACGACAAAGGCGAGAACCGGATCAACAATCAGATGAGCGTATTGTTACAGGCCATTTGGCGCCGTAGCGTCAAGCGCGCAATGATTGCCGGCGGCCTGGAAGCGGCTTACGTGCTGGCTAACCTTGGTGTCCTGCGCACTGCGCGTGGGGATGGCGCCATCTTTACGCTGCATCATGTGCGGCCTCATGCACCGCGCATCGTAGAACCCAATGCCCATCTGGAAATCACGCCAGAATTTCTGGATCAGGCGCTGAGCCGACTGAAGGAAGAAAGCTACGATTTCATCCCGCTTTCAGAGGTTCCGGCCCGCCTTGCAAACCCGAGTGAGAGGCCCTTCGCCTGCTTTACGCTGGATGATGGCTATCGCAACAATGCCGATCACGCCCTGCCCGTCTTCGAACGCCATGGCGCACCGTTCACGATCTTCATCAACGAAGGTTTCGCGGATCGCACGCATACGATCTGGTGGGAAACGGTGGCGGCGCTGATCAACCAGGAAAGCCGGATCCGCTTCGATTTCGGTGATGGCGAGGAAGAGATCAGGCTGTCCTGCCCAAAGAGCAAGCTCGATGCCTTCGACCGCTTCGCCCGCTTCATGCAGAAGGATTGCGAGGCCCAGGCGGTAAAGCGTCTCGATGACGCAGCACGAGGCTACGGGATCGAGCCTTTGGCGATCACGGAGGCCCTCACGATGGACCGGGCGCAGTTGTGCGCGCTTGCCCGGCACCCGCTTGCCTCGCTCGGCGCGCATACGGTCAGCCATCGCGCCCTGATGCGGCTTTCGCCGGACGTTGCAGGCCACGAGATGCGGCGCTCCGCCGATTGGCTGGAAGAGGTGACTGGCACGCGGCCCACCACCATTG
The window above is part of the Rhizobium rhizoryzae genome. Proteins encoded here:
- a CDS encoding sulfite exporter TauE/SafE family protein — protein: MLDNFLINHPLQQILLLSFVALVAGTARGFSGFGGGLIFVPLASALASPQVAAPVLLIVDAVMTVGMLPDAIRRANRREVGMVAIGALVGVPTGTVLLAYAPSLFLRWCIAAIVLGLLAFLISGWRYQGKPKTGLSIGTGLIAGLFGGVAQLSGPPVVAYWLGGAIPAARVRANLVAYFALSTIITTVSYVSAGLLTLDVVLVSCVAGPGYGLGILLGSRLFGLADEKTFRRICLALIGAAGVISLPVLDSILR
- a CDS encoding polysaccharide deacetylase family protein, whose translation is MSVLLQAIWRRSVKRAMIAGGLEAAYVLANLGVLRTARGDGAIFTLHHVRPHAPRIVEPNAHLEITPEFLDQALSRLKEESYDFIPLSEVPARLANPSERPFACFTLDDGYRNNADHALPVFERHGAPFTIFINEGFADRTHTIWWETVAALINQESRIRFDFGDGEEEIRLSCPKSKLDAFDRFARFMQKDCEAQAVKRLDDAARGYGIEPLAITEALTMDRAQLCALARHPLASLGAHTVSHRALMRLSPDVAGHEMRRSADWLEEVTGTRPTTIAYPYGTKSAVSERDQRLARELGFSVAVTTQPGTLGPDSLERLTGLPRISLNGFYQEPRYVAALASGIPFAISRAA